The Candidatus Peregrinibacteria bacterium genome includes a window with the following:
- the dnaA gene encoding chromosomal replication initiator protein DnaA, whose product MDLRETWEAILHTLSEEISRANMITWFQRTALLSCESGVITIGIPREFFRSWHVQNSAKKILQAAQKFFQSATSVEFQVDGKLEDEKDERAVNVLELFPSEKTKIRKLPNRAEVKIDNEIVSKMIQPKYLLQNFVVGSENRITFAACKAVSGAPGGEYNPLFIYGGVGLGKTHLLQGTGNEIMKKHPNKVVLYLTAENFVNEIVDALQKRKMEQMRQKYRKVDILILDDIQFFAGKDRSQEIFFHLFNDLYDAGKQIIISSDRPPSELELTEDRLKSRFAMGMVVDVHFPDYETRLAILQNKAQEQSILLENEILNFIAYNVHHSVRELEGVLKQVKAQEEFEGVHPTVASVAKILRKLYKDQDIVGYDEEKNPPPSNVRTMEEVVERISDFYSVTKSDVLGKSRSREYVVPRQVAMFLCKKYLKFSLQRIGTYFGNRDHTSVMHSIDMVQKNKKIDSQFWKDVNTVRQEMGF is encoded by the coding sequence ATGGACCTCAGAGAAACATGGGAAGCTATTTTACATACGCTTTCCGAAGAAATTAGTCGGGCGAATATGATCACATGGTTTCAGCGAACCGCGCTTCTTTCTTGTGAATCAGGCGTTATTACGATTGGTATTCCTCGTGAGTTTTTTCGTTCTTGGCATGTTCAGAATTCAGCAAAAAAAATACTGCAAGCGGCTCAAAAGTTTTTTCAAAGTGCAACTTCAGTGGAATTTCAAGTTGATGGAAAATTAGAGGATGAAAAGGATGAACGGGCAGTGAATGTTCTTGAGCTTTTTCCATCTGAAAAAACAAAAATTCGGAAACTTCCCAATCGTGCTGAGGTAAAAATTGATAATGAAATCGTGAGCAAAATGATTCAACCAAAATATTTACTTCAAAATTTTGTTGTTGGATCAGAGAACAGAATAACATTTGCAGCCTGTAAAGCCGTTTCTGGAGCTCCCGGAGGAGAATATAATCCACTCTTTATTTACGGAGGAGTAGGACTTGGGAAAACGCATCTTCTTCAGGGAACTGGAAATGAAATTATGAAGAAACACCCGAATAAAGTTGTGCTTTACCTCACGGCAGAAAATTTTGTGAATGAGATCGTAGACGCGCTCCAAAAAAGAAAGATGGAGCAAATGCGTCAAAAATATCGAAAAGTTGATATCCTCATTCTCGATGATATTCAATTTTTTGCGGGGAAAGATCGGAGTCAGGAAATCTTTTTTCATCTATTTAATGATCTCTACGATGCCGGAAAACAAATTATTATTTCTTCCGATCGTCCGCCTTCAGAACTCGAGCTTACGGAAGATCGCTTGAAGAGCAGATTTGCGATGGGAATGGTGGTTGATGTGCATTTTCCGGATTATGAAACGCGACTCGCGATTCTTCAAAATAAGGCGCAAGAGCAGTCTATTCTCCTCGAAAATGAAATTCTCAATTTTATTGCCTACAATGTCCATCACTCGGTTCGGGAGCTCGAAGGAGTTTTAAAGCAGGTGAAGGCACAAGAGGAATTCGAAGGCGTTCACCCAACCGTTGCCTCGGTGGCGAAAATTTTGAGAAAACTCTATAAAGATCAGGATATTGTTGGATACGACGAAGAAAAAAATCCTCCTCCATCGAACGTCCGAACTATGGAAGAAGTGGTGGAAAGAATTAGTGATTTCTATTCCGTGACAAAAAGCGACGTCCTCGGAAAATCTCGAAGTCGAGAATATGTTGTTCCGCGCCAAGTCGCCATGTTTCTCTGTAAAAAATATCTCAAATTTTCTCTTCAGCGCATTGGAACATATTTTGGAAATCGAGATCATACTTCCGTTATGCATTCCATTGATATGGTGCAGAAGAATAAAAAAATAGATTCCCAGTTTTGGAAGGATGTGAATACAGTTCGGCAGGAAATGGGGTTCTAG
- a CDS encoding RlmE family RNA methyltransferase has translation MPKAYSPQDHYFHLAKKRGFRARSAFKLEEILEKFPHLLPKKAKVIDLGSAPGSFLQVLLEKMRKHGKILGIDLQKIERFPGEIAEIHLLQRDIFSDIVAAEIQKVFPEKVDLITSDLAPNTMGVRDVDQWKSVELNQRVLELCKRFLKPGGNLITKIFVGEDFQEFWKGEFQRKFKKSRTFKPKACRDRSFETFLIGEGFQ, from the coding sequence ATGCCGAAGGCCTATTCTCCCCAAGACCACTACTTCCATCTCGCCAAAAAGCGCGGGTTTCGTGCGCGTTCCGCCTTTAAACTTGAGGAAATTCTCGAAAAATTTCCACATCTTCTTCCCAAAAAAGCGAAAGTGATTGATCTTGGCTCTGCCCCAGGAAGTTTCCTTCAAGTGCTCCTCGAAAAAATGCGAAAACACGGGAAAATTCTCGGAATTGATCTCCAAAAAATTGAGAGATTTCCCGGAGAAATTGCAGAAATTCACCTTCTCCAAAGAGATATTTTTTCAGATATCGTAGCGGCAGAAATTCAGAAAGTCTTCCCCGAAAAAGTCGATCTCATCACTTCTGACCTTGCTCCAAATACCATGGGGGTAAGAGATGTCGATCAGTGGAAAAGTGTCGAACTCAATCAAAGAGTTTTGGAGCTTTGTAAACGTTTTCTCAAGCCAGGCGGAAATCTCATTACCAAAATATTCGTGGGTGAGGATTTTCAGGAATTTTGGAAAGGAGAATTTCAGAGAAAATTCAAAAAATCCAGAACGTTTAAGCCAAAAGCGTGTCGGGACAGGAGCTTTGAAACGTTTTTGATTGGAGAAGGATTTCAGTAA
- a CDS encoding Bro-N domain-containing protein, with amino-acid sequence MSKKESSIALFNQKQVRRYWDEEKELWYFSIIDIIEILTESANSRKYWSVLKARLKEEGSQLATNCSQLKMMSSDGKYYLTDVADTETLLRLIQSIPSPKAEPFKLWLAQVGYERIEEHEDPELAFDRAMRTYLQKGYSKEWINQRLKSIEVRKELTDEWRERGVEKKSEFAILTNEITKAWAGRSVKEYKKLKSLKKESLRDNMTNLELVLNMLAEATTTEISKEKKPHNFHQNTQVAREGGQIAGNTRKEIEKHTGKSVISSKNMKQLRDADMKKLEEET; translated from the coding sequence ATGTCCAAAAAAGAAAGTTCCATTGCGCTCTTCAATCAAAAGCAAGTTCGTCGCTATTGGGACGAAGAAAAAGAACTGTGGTACTTCTCAATCATTGATATAATCGAAATTTTAACGGAAAGTGCCAATTCGAGAAAATACTGGAGTGTCCTAAAAGCCAGACTCAAAGAGGAAGGAAGTCAGTTGGCTACAAATTGTAGTCAACTGAAAATGATGTCCTCCGATGGCAAATATTATCTCACTGATGTGGCAGATACAGAAACGCTATTGCGTTTGATCCAATCGATTCCATCACCAAAAGCCGAGCCATTTAAACTCTGGCTTGCTCAAGTAGGATACGAACGAATTGAAGAGCATGAAGATCCCGAGCTTGCTTTTGATCGGGCGATGCGAACATATTTGCAAAAAGGATATTCCAAAGAATGGATTAATCAGCGACTCAAAAGTATTGAAGTCCGAAAAGAGCTTACGGATGAGTGGAGAGAGCGAGGAGTTGAGAAAAAATCAGAATTTGCCATCTTAACGAATGAAATTACCAAAGCATGGGCAGGAAGAAGCGTGAAAGAATACAAAAAATTGAAGAGCCTCAAAAAAGAGAGTTTGCGCGATAACATGACGAATCTTGAACTTGTTTTAAACATGCTCGCGGAAGCAACGACAACAGAAATTTCCAAAGAGAAAAAACCACACAATTTTCATCAAAATACACAGGTTGCGAGAGAAGGCGGACAAATTGCCGGAAATACGAGAAAAGAAATTGAAAAACACACGGGAAAAAGCGTTATTTCTTCAAAAAACATGAAACAATTACGAGATGCTGATATGAAAAAATTAGAAGAGGAAACGTGA
- a CDS encoding type II toxin-antitoxin system HicA family toxin, which translates to MPRITPISWKKFEKFLLFIGCKFIREKGDHRIYDRSGVNRPVVIPRERQLPIFVIRNNLRILNISHDEYLEILERI; encoded by the coding sequence ATGCCCAGAATTACACCCATATCTTGGAAAAAATTTGAGAAGTTTTTGCTATTTATTGGGTGCAAATTCATCAGAGAAAAAGGGGATCATAGAATTTACGACAGATCCGGAGTTAATAGACCGGTTGTTATTCCACGTGAAAGGCAATTGCCAATTTTTGTTATTCGTAACAATTTACGAATACTCAATATAAGTCATGATGAATATCTCGAAATTCTTGAGAGAATTTAG
- a CDS encoding GNAT family N-acetyltransferase, with translation MNTRKGIIADFKKLEWGWEEEWVKKIQSKYKKGIKEGSQEFLVLETDENIVGEIHIFWKKQDTDEADGKKRAYLCAFRIHPDFQGQGLGRALFQRAEKRVQEKSFTEITIGAYKHEPELQDLYKRWGFTEFVKENIEESTEGKPIYILLLKKIVI, from the coding sequence ATGAATACCAGAAAAGGTATCATTGCAGATTTTAAGAAGCTTGAATGGGGCTGGGAAGAGGAATGGGTAAAGAAAATACAATCAAAATATAAGAAAGGAATTAAAGAGGGAAGTCAGGAATTTTTGGTTCTGGAAACAGATGAAAATATTGTTGGAGAAATTCATATTTTTTGGAAAAAACAAGATACAGATGAGGCGGATGGAAAGAAAAGAGCATATCTTTGTGCTTTTCGAATTCATCCAGACTTTCAAGGACAAGGATTGGGAAGAGCTCTTTTTCAACGAGCAGAAAAGCGAGTACAAGAAAAATCTTTTACAGAAATTACGATTGGCGCGTATAAACATGAACCTGAATTACAAGATTTATACAAAAGATGGGGTTTCACCGAGTTTGTGAAAGAAAACATTGAAGAATCAACCGAAGGAAAACCAATATATATTTTGCTTCTGAAGAAAATTGTTATTTAG
- the rsmG gene encoding 16S rRNA (guanine(527)-N(7))-methyltransferase RsmG, which translates to MNFKLSPNFLDSAFRKLTKNEFTSFQNLYTNFVQKNSELNLSAIRDEQGIWEKHFYDALLGAEFISDSDAKILDLGSGGGFPAFPLAIVFPEKKFFPFDSVGKKMKAAQEIAQKSGIENVSTIVGRAEELGQQQKYREQFDVVTVRAFASFSVCLELAFPFVKVDGKILLYRGPESEDDAELLTEAFGGFLRNRKVGKLPSGDQREIWEIVKLYPTEKRFPRGNGIPKSMPMTLEGFEF; encoded by the coding sequence TTGAATTTTAAATTATCTCCAAATTTCCTTGATTCTGCTTTTCGAAAACTCACGAAAAATGAGTTCACCTCATTCCAAAATTTGTATACAAATTTTGTTCAAAAGAATTCAGAATTAAATCTTTCCGCCATTCGCGATGAGCAGGGGATTTGGGAAAAACATTTTTATGATGCGCTTCTCGGAGCAGAATTCATTTCTGATTCCGATGCAAAAATTCTCGACCTTGGTTCTGGCGGTGGATTTCCCGCATTTCCGCTCGCGATAGTTTTTCCTGAAAAGAAGTTTTTTCCATTCGATTCCGTCGGGAAAAAAATGAAGGCGGCTCAAGAAATTGCGCAAAAATCTGGAATCGAGAACGTCTCGACAATTGTTGGTCGTGCCGAAGAATTAGGGCAACAGCAAAAATATCGAGAGCAGTTTGATGTTGTCACGGTTCGCGCATTCGCTTCATTTTCTGTCTGCCTTGAACTCGCTTTTCCGTTCGTGAAAGTTGATGGAAAAATTCTTCTGTATCGTGGACCAGAATCCGAAGATGATGCAGAGCTTCTCACAGAAGCGTTTGGAGGATTTTTACGAAATCGAAAAGTCGGAAAACTTCCGAGTGGTGATCAACGGGAGATTTGGGAAATTGTGAAGTTGTATCCAACGGAGAAGAGATTTCCGAGAGGAAATGGAATTCCGAAAAGTATGCCGATGACGCTGGAGGGTTTTGAATTCTAA
- the murD gene encoding UDP-N-acetylmuramoyl-L-alanine--D-glutamate ligase — MKSTEFSGSKVLILGFGKEGMATFEFLREKYRDMRIGIADKKLLKDHSKAAQLLLQEQNVELYFGDEHLRHFEEYDIVIKSPGITRRIPEIEKAIQNGIQFTSATNIFFSEAKGEIIGVTGSKGKSTTATLIFRILKKAGKNVELVGNVGKPALEFLKTDSENKIYIFELSSYQLEDLEIPPKIGVITSFFPEHLDYHGSEEAYFAAKMGICANMKSDDILVYNAKFEKIRKFVEKLSCRVLPTNDGKSSLIQDGNLIHNSENILRISDVRILGTHNLENILLCIAVAKLFDVENSVIQAAVKEFKGLEHRLEFIGEFRKIRFFDDAISTTPESAIAAISAFGNDLGTLILGGYDRGLKFSELTKEILARKVPNVILMPDTGKRIADEIKNSVRDFSPNITWSDTLSDAVQKAYEVTPSGKVCVLSPASPSYNQFKNFEEKGRMFREDVVRFGAN; from the coding sequence ATGAAATCCACAGAATTTTCTGGCAGTAAAGTGCTCATTCTCGGTTTCGGAAAAGAAGGAATGGCAACTTTTGAGTTTCTTCGAGAAAAGTATAGAGATATGCGAATTGGAATTGCGGACAAAAAATTATTAAAAGATCATTCCAAAGCCGCTCAATTACTTCTTCAGGAACAAAATGTGGAATTATATTTCGGTGACGAGCATCTCCGACATTTTGAAGAATATGACATAGTGATCAAATCTCCCGGAATCACGAGAAGAATTCCAGAAATTGAAAAAGCGATTCAAAATGGCATTCAGTTCACAAGTGCGACGAATATATTTTTTTCTGAAGCGAAAGGAGAAATTATTGGCGTTACGGGATCCAAAGGGAAAAGCACCACTGCGACGCTCATTTTTCGCATACTCAAGAAAGCTGGAAAAAATGTCGAGCTTGTGGGAAATGTCGGGAAACCCGCTTTGGAATTTTTGAAGACTGATTCTGAGAACAAAATATATATTTTTGAACTTTCCAGTTATCAGCTCGAAGATCTCGAAATTCCGCCAAAAATTGGAGTTATTACGAGTTTTTTTCCAGAACATCTCGATTATCACGGAAGTGAAGAAGCGTACTTTGCGGCGAAGATGGGAATATGCGCGAATATGAAATCTGATGACATTCTTGTGTACAATGCCAAATTTGAAAAAATTCGAAAATTTGTGGAGAAACTTTCTTGTCGAGTCCTTCCGACAAACGATGGAAAATCGAGTCTTATCCAAGATGGAAATCTCATTCATAATTCGGAAAATATATTGCGGATTTCTGATGTTCGCATTCTCGGAACGCATAATCTCGAAAACATTCTCCTCTGCATTGCCGTGGCAAAATTATTCGATGTTGAAAATTCAGTTATTCAAGCTGCAGTGAAGGAATTTAAAGGGCTTGAACACCGTCTCGAATTTATCGGAGAATTTCGAAAAATTCGATTTTTTGATGATGCGATTTCCACAACTCCAGAATCCGCAATTGCCGCGATTTCTGCATTTGGAAATGATCTCGGAACGCTTATTCTCGGAGGATATGATCGCGGACTCAAATTTTCTGAGCTCACAAAAGAAATTCTCGCGCGAAAAGTTCCAAATGTCATTCTCATGCCGGACACCGGAAAACGAATTGCGGATGAAATAAAAAATTCTGTTCGTGATTTTTCTCCGAATATAACTTGGAGTGATACTCTTTCTGATGCTGTTCAAAAGGCGTATGAAGTGACTCCGTCAGGAAAAGTATGCGTACTTTCTCCGGCATCACCGAGTTATAATCAGTTCAAAAATTTCGAAGAAAAGGGGAGAATGTTTAGAGAAGATGTAGTTCGATTCGGTGCGAATTGA
- a CDS encoding endonuclease domain-containing protein: MCSDKLQNMDFQHVTFHFREYEFNREKGILFLRYSLDDEIHFEEKLIFNVSLIDWNTVNLDLLDRTFFHLHLIGGVSYYKTYLPKKIEIHSGKLSEKQAEFWNTLYTKGLGEFFYRNDIDFLGLIHFPISISEPIAPISLSLPEKTLLPMGGGKDSIVSAELLLSRNEDFRLFSLEDHGPIAETSKIIGKPRILVKRELSPKLFEMNKNGAYNGHVPITAYISFLLLTTSVLYGYKNSVLSLERSANYGNLTFHELEINHQYSKSKEFEENFMEYVRNFLSPDLRIYSLLRPYYEIKIAKMFAEIVQKKPEYLKVFTSCNRNFSIQKKESSKLWCGECPKCAFTFLILAPFLPKKIMIETFGKNLFADEKLLPTFRELLGISDHKPFECVGIPEESKLAFVLIQEKGEYDNDIAMKMFQKEVQISENEKKKLKQEILSIHELSPNS, from the coding sequence ATGTGCTCTGACAAACTTCAAAATATGGATTTTCAACATGTTACTTTTCATTTTCGGGAATACGAATTTAATCGAGAAAAGGGGATTTTGTTTCTCAGGTACTCGCTCGATGACGAAATTCATTTTGAGGAAAAACTTATTTTCAATGTTTCTCTCATCGATTGGAATACCGTCAATTTAGACCTTCTTGATCGAACATTTTTTCATCTCCATCTCATCGGAGGAGTGAGTTATTACAAAACCTATTTGCCGAAAAAAATAGAAATTCATTCCGGAAAACTGAGTGAAAAACAGGCAGAATTCTGGAATACGCTCTATACAAAAGGACTTGGCGAATTTTTCTATCGAAACGATATCGATTTTCTGGGTCTTATCCATTTTCCCATTTCTATTTCTGAGCCGATTGCGCCAATTTCGCTTTCACTTCCAGAAAAGACATTGTTGCCGATGGGAGGAGGAAAAGATTCGATTGTTTCTGCTGAGCTTCTTCTCAGTCGTAACGAAGATTTTAGACTGTTCAGTTTAGAGGATCATGGTCCAATTGCGGAAACATCAAAAATTATTGGAAAACCGAGAATTCTCGTAAAACGCGAGCTTTCTCCTAAGCTTTTCGAGATGAATAAAAATGGCGCATATAATGGTCATGTGCCGATTACTGCGTACATCTCATTTCTCCTCCTCACAACTTCAGTTTTGTATGGATATAAAAATAGCGTACTTTCGCTCGAAAGAAGCGCGAATTATGGAAATCTTACATTTCATGAGCTCGAAATTAATCATCAATATTCTAAAAGTAAAGAATTTGAAGAGAATTTTATGGAATACGTGCGAAATTTTTTATCACCAGATCTTCGCATATACAGCCTGCTCAGACCGTATTATGAAATCAAAATTGCAAAAATGTTCGCGGAAATTGTCCAAAAAAAACCAGAATATTTGAAAGTATTTACGAGCTGTAATCGGAATTTCTCAATTCAAAAAAAGGAATCATCAAAACTCTGGTGTGGAGAATGTCCAAAATGCGCTTTTACATTTCTAATTTTGGCGCCGTTTCTTCCAAAAAAGATCATGATCGAAACGTTTGGAAAAAATCTTTTCGCTGATGAAAAACTTCTGCCAACTTTTCGAGAACTTCTCGGAATTTCTGATCACAAGCCATTTGAGTGTGTGGGAATTCCAGAGGAATCGAAATTAGCATTTGTTCTCATTCAAGAAAAAGGTGAATATGACAATGATATCGCGATGAAAATGTTTCAGAAAGAAGTTCAGATATCAGAAAATGAAAAGAAGAAACTCAAACAAGAAATTTTGAGCATTCATGAACTTTCCCCTAATTCCTAA
- the rsmA gene encoding ribosomal RNA small subunit methyltransferase A: protein MSTMFPEYMIDLTHFSELRNLLKKYSVWAKKRLGQNFLVNKSVLEKIVETAEVHEGELIVEIGPGPGVLTQALLLAKAKVEAIEIDREILPVLREATRSYSKFLTIFEKHILDFDPPKEPYKIISNIPYHLTSPILRKFLSEVENRPSRIVLLVQKEVAEKICEKEGRDSHLSLMVKVFGVPEIIQIVRAESFFPVPKVDSAILKIELFSEPKISIPPKVFEEMLFRGFAEPRKKIRNVLMKKFLKTSDQIEEIFTKCNVSGDLRAQNLSIEDWENLAKVFFEEYIGQAVSNKQ from the coding sequence ATGTCCACGATGTTTCCAGAATACATGATTGATTTGACTCACTTCTCCGAACTTCGCAACCTGCTCAAAAAATATAGTGTTTGGGCAAAAAAGCGCTTAGGACAAAATTTTCTGGTGAATAAATCAGTTTTGGAAAAAATTGTTGAAACTGCGGAAGTTCATGAAGGAGAACTCATTGTGGAAATTGGTCCCGGTCCGGGAGTGCTCACTCAAGCGCTTCTTCTCGCAAAAGCAAAAGTGGAAGCGATTGAAATTGACAGAGAAATTCTTCCAGTGCTGAGAGAAGCGACGAGAAGTTATAGTAAATTTCTCACCATTTTTGAAAAACACATTCTCGATTTTGATCCTCCAAAAGAGCCGTACAAAATTATTTCCAATATTCCGTATCATCTCACTTCCCCAATTCTCCGAAAATTTCTGAGTGAAGTGGAAAATCGTCCCAGCCGAATTGTACTTCTCGTCCAAAAAGAAGTCGCGGAAAAAATATGTGAAAAAGAAGGCCGTGATTCACATTTGTCGCTTATGGTAAAGGTTTTTGGTGTGCCAGAAATTATCCAAATAGTGCGAGCAGAAAGTTTTTTTCCGGTGCCAAAAGTTGATTCCGCAATTTTGAAAATTGAACTTTTTTCTGAACCGAAAATTTCAATTCCTCCGAAAGTGTTTGAGGAAATGCTCTTTCGCGGATTTGCTGAACCAAGAAAAAAAATCCGAAACGTCCTTATGAAAAAGTTTTTGAAAACAAGCGATCAGATTGAAGAAATATTTACAAAATGCAATGTCTCGGGAGACCTTCGGGCTCAGAATCTCTCGATTGAAGATTGGGAGAACTTGGCGAAGGTGTTTTTTGAAGAGTATATTGGGCAAGCAGTAAGCAATAAGCAGTAA
- a CDS encoding four helix bundle protein, translated as MEIRTFVDIIAWQKAHRFVPEIYKLTKKFPKEELFSLTSQPKRSSISIPANIAEGYKRRGNKDSRHFYNISEASLEESKYYLILAKDLKYINETEFKDVFEKANETGRILNGWKKSQK; from the coding sequence ATGGAAATAAGAACATTTGTGGATATTATTGCATGGCAAAAAGCACATAGGTTTGTGCCTGAAATTTATAAACTTACAAAGAAATTCCCAAAAGAAGAACTCTTCTCTCTTACTTCTCAACCAAAAAGATCATCTATTTCTATTCCTGCGAATATTGCCGAGGGGTACAAGAGGAGGGGCAACAAAGATTCGCGACACTTTTATAATATTTCTGAAGCCTCTCTCGAAGAATCAAAGTACTATTTAATTCTCGCAAAAGATCTCAAATACATTAACGAAACAGAATTCAAAGATGTTTTTGAAAAAGCGAATGAAACTGGAAGAATCCTTAATGGTTGGAAGAAATCACAAAAATAA
- a CDS encoding tyrosine-type recombinase/integrase has protein sequence MDTSSKSLEKLVDDFLIFCEIGKNQSDNTLENYRRYLRRFLDFYGKEKSAESLSLNVIEEYRLFLSRQKTKFGERLSVKTQSYYLIALRAFLKFLHKRDIDTLSPEKIELPKIPERHIDFLSLDEIEQIFRSALSETIIGKRDAAILETLYSTGLRVSELCHLNRDEVNTKTREFGVRGKGRKVRIVFLTEKAATKIEEYLKCRDDNCKAAFISYSKKSGKEIGLNPNDRRLSRNVVENIVQKYAKLAGILKKVTPHTLRHSFATTLLQNGADLRSVQMMLGHSSITTTQIYTHVTDAHLKEVHEKYHK, from the coding sequence ATGGACACTTCTTCAAAATCCCTCGAGAAATTGGTAGATGATTTCCTGATTTTCTGTGAAATCGGCAAAAATCAAAGCGATAATACCTTGGAAAATTATCGGCGATATCTTCGTCGATTTCTTGATTTTTATGGAAAAGAAAAATCAGCAGAATCTCTTTCTCTAAATGTAATTGAAGAGTATCGACTCTTTCTCTCAAGACAAAAGACGAAATTCGGAGAAAGGCTCTCTGTAAAAACTCAAAGTTATTACCTTATTGCGCTTCGTGCATTTTTGAAATTTCTCCACAAACGTGACATCGATACACTTTCTCCAGAAAAAATTGAACTTCCCAAAATTCCAGAACGGCATATCGATTTTCTTTCGCTCGATGAAATTGAACAAATTTTTAGATCAGCTTTGTCAGAAACAATCATTGGAAAGCGTGATGCCGCAATTTTGGAAACGCTGTATTCTACTGGTCTTCGAGTTTCTGAACTCTGCCACCTGAATCGCGATGAAGTGAATACAAAAACACGAGAATTTGGGGTTCGCGGAAAGGGACGAAAAGTGCGAATTGTCTTTCTGACGGAAAAAGCGGCAACAAAAATTGAGGAGTATTTGAAATGCCGAGATGATAATTGTAAAGCGGCTTTTATCTCCTACTCCAAAAAATCAGGAAAGGAAATCGGCTTGAATCCAAATGATCGCAGACTTTCGCGGAATGTTGTGGAAAATATTGTGCAGAAATACGCAAAACTCGCGGGAATTCTCAAAAAAGTGACGCCGCATACACTTCGGCATTCATTCGCAACAACGCTGCTCCAAAATGGAGCAGATTTGAGATCAGTACAAATGATGCTTGGGCATTCGTCGATTACGACGACGCAGATTTATACGCATGTAACGGATGCACATTTGAAAGAGGTGCATGAGAAATATCACAAATAA
- a CDS encoding divalent-cation tolerance protein CutA, protein MSQISFLYITTKDSSEAEKIGRHFVESKLAACVNIFPKMKSIYRWKGKIASADEAVLIVKTKTELVPKITEEVKKLHSYECPCIVSIPIEGGNEEFLRWIQESITNDELRLNEKGKM, encoded by the coding sequence ATGTCTCAAATTTCTTTCCTATACATTACGACAAAAGATTCTTCTGAAGCCGAAAAAATCGGTCGACATTTTGTGGAATCCAAACTCGCCGCGTGTGTGAATATTTTTCCAAAAATGAAATCGATATACCGATGGAAAGGAAAAATTGCATCGGCTGATGAAGCAGTGCTCATTGTGAAAACGAAAACTGAACTTGTGCCGAAAATTACGGAAGAGGTCAAAAAACTTCATTCATACGAATGCCCCTGCATTGTTTCAATTCCGATTGAAGGAGGAAATGAGGAGTTTTTGAGATGGATTCAAGAATCAATTACGAATGACGAATTACGGCTAAATGAAAAAGGTAAAATGTGA